In Mycobacterium sp. Aquia_216, a genomic segment contains:
- a CDS encoding acyl-CoA dehydrogenase family protein: MSIGDLLYSDTEEALRDSVRNLFAEECAPEAVIKSYDPAPQDFSDVWRRLAGELGVAGLLVPESLGGAGAGAREAAVVMEEIGHAVAPVPFLSSAVLATVALLRAGETETLSALAEGELTAALVVPLSTAPGDPIAGVGVGADGLTGTVTSVAGAAEADVLVVPVAGADGLELHTVSSAASGVQVSPLLALDMTRPLANIQFSAVSSTPVGPADAAVDAALEVGAALLASEQLGVAQWCFETTLAYVKQRKQFGRAIGSYQAIKHRLADLWFDVGAATAAARYAADTCARDDPDASIAAAIAQAYCSGSAVHAAEECVQLHGGIGMTWEYPAHLYLKRAKSDQLAFGTAYRHRARLGRLVDLPAG; encoded by the coding sequence ATGAGCATTGGCGACTTGCTTTACTCCGATACCGAGGAGGCGTTGCGCGACAGCGTCCGCAATCTGTTCGCCGAGGAGTGTGCACCCGAGGCGGTGATAAAGTCCTATGACCCTGCACCACAAGACTTTTCCGATGTCTGGCGACGGCTGGCCGGCGAGTTGGGGGTGGCCGGCCTGCTGGTACCGGAATCGCTGGGGGGTGCCGGCGCGGGTGCCCGCGAAGCCGCGGTGGTGATGGAGGAGATCGGCCATGCTGTCGCGCCGGTGCCGTTCTTGTCCAGCGCGGTGCTCGCCACGGTCGCGCTGCTGCGGGCCGGCGAGACCGAAACCCTTTCTGCCCTCGCCGAGGGCGAGCTCACCGCGGCGTTGGTGGTTCCGCTGTCCACGGCGCCGGGCGATCCGATCGCGGGAGTGGGTGTCGGTGCCGACGGCTTGACCGGGACGGTCACCAGCGTCGCCGGCGCCGCCGAAGCCGACGTATTGGTGGTGCCGGTCGCGGGCGCCGACGGGCTCGAATTGCACACCGTCTCCAGCGCAGCGTCGGGGGTTCAGGTGTCGCCGTTGCTGGCCCTGGATATGACGAGACCCCTTGCGAATATCCAATTTTCGGCGGTGTCGTCGACACCCGTCGGACCGGCGGACGCGGCCGTGGACGCCGCGCTGGAGGTCGGTGCGGCGCTACTGGCGTCCGAGCAACTGGGGGTGGCGCAGTGGTGTTTCGAGACCACACTTGCCTATGTCAAGCAGCGCAAGCAGTTCGGCCGCGCGATCGGCTCCTATCAGGCGATCAAGCATCGGTTGGCGGATCTGTGGTTTGACGTCGGTGCGGCGACGGCGGCCGCACGCTACGCCGCGGACACCTGCGCCCGGGACGACCCGGACGCGAGCATCGCCGCGGCCATCGCGCAGGCCTATTGCAGCGGCAGCGCGGTGCACGCGGCCGAGGAGTGCGTGCAGCTCCACGGCGGCATCGGCATGACCTGGGAGTATCCGGCCCACCTGTACCTCAAGCGAGCCAAGAGCGATCAGTTGGCCTTCGGCACCGCCTACCGCCATCGCGCCCGCCTGGGCCGCCTGGTGGACCTGCCGGCCGGCTGA
- a CDS encoding class I adenylate-forming enzyme family protein, which yields MTGVSRDRDGIPRYDDVPATLLDMLAEHVDSRPGSEAVVEIGAGRLTYRQLWDRASRVAGGLRAAGVQPGDRVAVRYPAGIDWVLAFWGTVMAGGIAVAVNTRSAQPEIEFVLSDAGARADLSAQTPLPDGQPYVAEGLEKADIAALFYTSGTTGQPKGVPTTHEAFVTNTENGIRCLGFPRDIGDGLRTLISVPLFHVTGCNSQLLAAIRVGGTSVIMPALNLDELIAALTAERISLMVTVPAIYSLMLRHKAFADTDVSGVRWVGYGGAPIAPTLVRSVKNAFPYATVFNGYGMTESASLMTVLPDQDAIEHADSVGYAVPSVDLGVIPSGDDAGVGELVARGANLTGGYWHRPQVSGATIVDGWLHTGDVVRVDAAGRVHIVDRLKDIINRGGENVSSVEVEAVLLAAPDVADACVLAVPDEVMGEKVGAVLFGGESRIDVQAVLEHCHGRLADYKIPQYVTVVSEALPRNAGGKLLKARLRGEVQWGAPLR from the coding sequence ATGACGGGCGTGTCCCGCGACCGCGACGGCATCCCGCGGTACGACGATGTGCCGGCCACACTGCTGGACATGCTGGCCGAGCACGTCGATAGCCGCCCAGGCAGCGAGGCCGTGGTCGAAATCGGTGCCGGCCGATTGACCTACCGGCAGCTGTGGGACCGCGCCTCGCGGGTCGCCGGTGGGCTGCGCGCGGCCGGTGTGCAACCCGGCGACCGCGTCGCGGTGCGCTACCCCGCGGGAATCGATTGGGTGCTGGCGTTTTGGGGCACGGTGATGGCCGGCGGCATTGCGGTGGCCGTCAATACGCGCTCGGCGCAGCCCGAGATCGAGTTCGTGCTGTCCGACGCGGGCGCGCGGGCGGACCTGTCCGCCCAGACGCCGCTGCCCGACGGGCAACCGTATGTCGCCGAGGGGCTCGAAAAGGCCGACATCGCCGCGTTGTTCTACACCTCGGGAACGACCGGCCAGCCCAAGGGCGTGCCAACGACCCACGAGGCGTTCGTCACCAACACCGAGAATGGGATCCGCTGCTTGGGGTTCCCCAGGGATATCGGCGACGGACTGCGCACCCTGATCTCTGTCCCGCTTTTTCACGTAACCGGTTGTAACTCACAGCTTTTGGCGGCTATTCGGGTCGGCGGAACCTCGGTGATCATGCCCGCGCTCAACCTGGACGAGCTGATCGCAGCGCTCACCGCCGAGCGTATTTCGCTGATGGTGACCGTCCCAGCGATCTACTCGTTAATGCTGCGGCACAAGGCGTTCGCCGACACCGATGTATCCGGTGTCCGCTGGGTGGGCTATGGCGGAGCGCCCATCGCGCCAACGTTGGTGCGGTCGGTGAAGAACGCCTTCCCGTACGCCACGGTGTTCAACGGCTACGGCATGACCGAGTCCGCCTCGCTGATGACCGTGCTGCCCGATCAGGACGCGATCGAACACGCCGACTCGGTGGGCTATGCCGTCCCCTCGGTGGACCTCGGCGTGATCCCCAGCGGAGATGACGCAGGCGTCGGCGAGCTGGTGGCGCGCGGGGCCAATCTGACTGGCGGATACTGGCATCGGCCGCAGGTCAGCGGGGCGACGATCGTCGACGGCTGGTTGCACACGGGTGACGTGGTTCGGGTCGACGCCGCGGGCCGCGTGCACATCGTCGACCGGCTCAAGGACATCATCAATCGCGGCGGAGAGAACGTCTCCAGTGTCGAGGTCGAGGCCGTGCTGCTGGCCGCCCCCGACGTCGCGGATGCCTGCGTGCTGGCGGTGCCCGACGAGGTCATGGGGGAGAAGGTGGGAGCCGTGTTGTTCGGCGGCGAGTCGCGGATCGATGTGCAGGCTGTCCTCGAGCATTGTCACGGGCGGCTTGCCGACTACAAGATTCCGCAATACGTCACGGTGGTATCAGAAGCGCTGCCGCGCAACGCCGGTGGCAAGCTACTCAAAGCCCGGCTCCGCGGCGAAGTGCAGTGGGGTGCCCCGCTCCGATGA
- a CDS encoding dienelactone hydrolase family protein: protein MPNITDTITTADGTCTVHLFTPGGPDSQVPHPGVIMYPDAGGVRDTFQQMAAKLAGFGYAVLLPDVYYRDGDWAPFDMANVFGDEQERKRLFSMIGSLTQDKVTSDARAFFDYLADRPEVSGERFGVCGYCMGGRISLTVAGRVPDRVAAAASFHGGGLVSDTADSPHLLAHRMNATVYVGGAENDASFTTDHAEQLDKALTAAGVRHTIEWYQGAHGFAVPDNAPYDTAAAERHWEAMAEVFAAALPR, encoded by the coding sequence ATGCCGAACATCACCGACACCATCACCACCGCCGACGGGACCTGCACCGTCCATCTGTTCACTCCCGGAGGTCCGGACAGCCAAGTGCCCCACCCCGGCGTAATCATGTACCCCGACGCCGGCGGAGTGCGCGACACCTTCCAGCAAATGGCGGCCAAACTGGCCGGGTTCGGTTACGCCGTGCTGCTGCCGGACGTGTACTACCGCGACGGCGACTGGGCCCCGTTCGACATGGCCAACGTGTTCGGCGACGAACAAGAACGCAAGCGGCTGTTTTCGATGATCGGCAGCCTCACCCAGGACAAAGTCACCAGCGACGCCCGGGCGTTCTTCGACTACCTGGCGGATCGCCCCGAGGTATCCGGCGAACGTTTTGGCGTGTGCGGCTACTGCATGGGCGGGCGCATCTCGCTGACGGTGGCCGGCCGTGTTCCGGACCGCGTGGCCGCCGCGGCGTCCTTCCACGGCGGCGGCCTGGTGAGCGACACCGCGGACAGCCCGCACCTGCTGGCCCACCGGATGAACGCCACGGTCTACGTGGGCGGCGCCGAGAACGACGCGTCGTTCACGACCGACCACGCCGAACAACTCGACAAGGCGCTGACGGCGGCCGGTGTGCGGCACACCATCGAGTGGTACCAGGGGGCCCACGGCTTCGCGGTCCCGGACAACGCGCCGTATGACACGGCCGCCGCGGAGCGGCATTGGGAGGCGATGGCCGAGGTCTTCGCCGCGGCGCTGCCGCGCTAA
- a CDS encoding SDR family oxidoreductase — protein MTSLDLTGRTAIITGASRGIGLAISQQLAAAGANVVLTARKQEAAEQAAAQVGERALGVGAHAVDEDAARSCVDLTLERFGSVDILINNAGTNPAYGPLIDQDHARFTKIFEVNLWAPLLWTSLVVKAWMGEHGGAIVNTASIGGLHQSPAMGMYNATKAALIHVTKQLALELSPRIRVNAIAPGVVRTKLAEALWKDHEDPLGSSIPLGRIGEPSDVANAVAFLVSDAASWITGETMVIDGGLLLGAAQGFQMRPEGKP, from the coding sequence GTGACCTCACTGGATCTGACCGGCCGTACTGCGATCATCACCGGCGCTTCGCGCGGAATCGGATTGGCGATTTCGCAACAGCTGGCGGCCGCCGGCGCCAATGTGGTGCTCACCGCTCGCAAACAGGAGGCGGCGGAGCAGGCCGCGGCGCAAGTCGGCGAGCGGGCATTGGGCGTGGGCGCACACGCGGTCGACGAGGACGCCGCGCGCAGCTGCGTTGACCTCACCCTGGAAAGGTTCGGCAGCGTCGACATCCTGATCAACAACGCCGGCACCAATCCGGCATACGGCCCGCTGATCGACCAGGATCACGCGCGGTTCACCAAGATCTTCGAGGTCAATCTGTGGGCCCCGTTGCTGTGGACGTCGCTGGTTGTCAAGGCGTGGATGGGGGAGCATGGGGGCGCGATCGTCAACACCGCCTCGATCGGCGGCCTGCACCAGTCTCCGGCGATGGGGATGTACAACGCCACTAAGGCGGCGCTGATCCACGTCACCAAACAACTGGCCCTCGAACTGTCACCGCGCATCCGGGTCAATGCCATCGCGCCGGGGGTGGTGCGCACCAAACTCGCCGAAGCGCTGTGGAAGGACCACGAAGATCCGCTGGGCTCGTCGATTCCGCTCGGGCGCATCGGTGAGCCGAGCGACGTCGCGAACGCCGTGGCGTTTCTGGTCTCCGACGCGGCGAGCTGGATCACGGGTGAGACGATGGTGATCGACGGCGGCCTGCTGCTGGGCGCCGCGCAGGGCTTCCAGATGCGGCCCGAGGGCAAACCATGA
- a CDS encoding glycosyltransferase yields the protein MRVLLSTYDSRGGVEPLLGLAVQLRALGAEVLLCAPPDDEFAERAAGFGVALVGFGPSVRAMTTGAARASEQDVREHMLGLLAAQFDTVAAAAQGCDALVSTGLMWTAAGARSVADKLGIHYVYASYHPTHLPSPYHPPPEYVGRGMGVSEVDNRMMWNHNAHNANVLFGPTLNSHRAAIGLAPVDNVRAYAYTAQPWLAADPTLGPWQPLVDLGVVQTGAWLLHDERPLSAELEEFLDAGTPPVYLGFGSMPLWGAKEVVPMAIEAIRAQGRRVLLSQGWAELALSDDREDCMGVGEVNQQALFARVAAVVHHGGAGTTTTAARAGAPQLVVPQGADQVYWACRVAELGIGTACDGPTPPPGSLPTALEVTLSDETRAQARAVAAAIRADGATVAAKLLLDAVNREKR from the coding sequence ATGCGGGTGTTGTTGTCGACATACGACTCGCGCGGTGGCGTCGAACCACTGCTGGGACTCGCGGTGCAGCTGCGCGCACTCGGCGCCGAGGTGCTGCTGTGCGCGCCGCCGGACGACGAATTCGCCGAGCGGGCCGCCGGTTTCGGGGTTGCGCTGGTGGGATTCGGTCCGTCGGTGCGCGCGATGACGACCGGGGCGGCGCGGGCATCGGAGCAGGACGTGCGCGAGCACATGCTCGGGTTGCTCGCCGCGCAATTCGACACGGTTGCCGCCGCCGCGCAGGGATGCGACGCGCTGGTGTCGACCGGGCTGATGTGGACGGCGGCCGGCGCGCGGTCAGTGGCCGACAAGCTCGGCATCCACTACGTCTACGCGAGCTATCACCCGACCCACCTGCCGTCGCCGTACCACCCGCCCCCGGAATACGTCGGCCGCGGGATGGGCGTCAGCGAGGTCGACAACCGGATGATGTGGAACCACAACGCCCACAACGCCAATGTGTTGTTCGGTCCGACGCTCAACAGTCACCGCGCGGCGATCGGCCTGGCCCCCGTTGACAACGTGCGTGCTTACGCCTACACCGCCCAGCCGTGGCTGGCCGCCGACCCGACTTTGGGCCCCTGGCAGCCGCTGGTCGACCTGGGCGTCGTGCAAACCGGGGCGTGGCTGCTGCATGACGAACGCCCGCTCTCGGCCGAGCTGGAGGAGTTCCTGGATGCCGGCACACCACCGGTGTACCTGGGGTTCGGCAGCATGCCACTGTGGGGTGCCAAGGAGGTCGTCCCGATGGCGATCGAGGCGATCCGCGCCCAGGGCCGGCGCGTGCTGCTGTCGCAGGGCTGGGCCGAACTGGCTCTCAGCGATGACCGCGAGGACTGCATGGGCGTCGGTGAGGTAAACCAGCAGGCGCTGTTTGCCCGGGTGGCTGCGGTCGTGCACCACGGCGGTGCCGGCACGACGACGACGGCCGCCCGAGCCGGCGCGCCTCAGCTGGTGGTGCCGCAGGGGGCCGACCAGGTGTACTGGGCCTGCCGGGTGGCCGAGCTGGGCATCGGCACCGCGTGCGACGGCCCGACTCCGCCCCCTGGCTCCCTGCCGACCGCCCTCGAGGTGACCCTGTCGGACGAGACCCGCGCGCAAGCGCGGGCCGTGGCGGCCGCGATCCGCGCCGACGGGGCGACTGTGGCCGCGAAGTTACTGCTCGACGCGGTGAACCGCGAAAAGCGTTAG
- a CDS encoding PE-PGRS family protein — protein sequence MKPLVVGGAVAAAIAAAPLAGADSFATGLSMTGPTPTHVVFKDDPGGGGCDANGNCGSGGQYNGPGGGPGGQGCLPGVGCGSGGQNAGPGGVPGGTGCLPGVGCGSGHA from the coding sequence ATGAAACCACTGGTGGTCGGCGGCGCCGTTGCTGCGGCGATCGCCGCTGCCCCGTTGGCCGGTGCGGATAGTTTTGCGACCGGCTTGTCAATGACCGGCCCGACGCCCACTCACGTTGTCTTCAAGGACGACCCGGGTGGCGGTGGCTGCGACGCCAACGGCAACTGCGGCTCTGGCGGGCAGTACAACGGTCCGGGCGGCGGTCCGGGTGGCCAGGGCTGCCTGCCGGGCGTCGGCTGTGGCTCCGGCGGGCAGAACGCCGGCCCGGGTGGCGTTCCGGGTGGTACCGGCTGTCTGCCGGGCGTTGGCTGCGGTTCCGGCCACGCCTGA
- a CDS encoding acetyl-CoA carboxylase family protein: MTATLLIANRGEIALRIIRTATELGMPTVAVYAEDDAESPHVHAADEAIGLPGSGPEAYLDQSSILAAAKHAGAQLIHPGYGFLSENADFARACAAAGYTFVGPDADVLEMVGNKSSARTAAIAAGVPVLPATVGPSSVEDVRAFFAAHDGAVMIKALAGGGGRGMRRVDDADQIDNAYRQCAAEARLGFGDPAVFAEALLDDARHIEVQIVAAAAGPRSHALALGDRDCSIQRRYQKLVEIAPAQGLSDTVRRELHVAAARLCGRAGLRGLATVEFLVAGEEFVFLEINPRIQVEHTITEETTGVDLVAAALAIAAGASYYQLGLPSGIASDGDEVIGEPAARRGIAIQARVNMETLTADGTVVPAAGALTVFSPPSGPGVRVDTFGRTGLTLSARYDSLLAKVVTHVHGSSFSAALRKSRTALAEFGVEGVRTNINFLQELLSHSKIQSGVVTTGFLDAKLPELAAAALTHEHDTRVAPVELYPGEEALRAQLAGTVVEMAAEGTELSPGEQLGVLEAMKMQHVLVAPDALRTVRNLVAPGQVVGTGDPLVVFTRTGAGVGSESAIAAVDLDRPRADLDEVRRRHLLTLDEGRTAAVAKRHDRGRRTARENIADLIDDGSFVEYGALAIAAQRSRRTDDDLIANTPADGLVAGLATIGADRFGRSAAEAVVVSYDYSVLAGTQGMRNHAKTDRVFDLAARKRLPVVLFAEGGGGRPGDTDAGGAAGLDVPTFRVLAGLRGRVPLVSVVSGRCFAGNAALAGVCDVIIATPDANIGMGGPAMIEGGGLGVYPPEAIGPIDVQRHNGVVSLVARDEGHAVSLAKQYLSYFQGSVDDWAAPEPRLARHVVPENRLRAYDVRRAIESIVDIGSVLELRPDYGVGIVTALVRVEGVAYGLIANSSHHLGGAIDAEAADKAGDFLTLCESFRLPVISLCDTPGFMVGPDAEKQAAVRRFGRMFVLGARLTVPLGMIILRKGYGLGAMAMAGGSFHAPQFTVAWPTGEIGGMGLEGAVRLGFSRELAAAADPGEREHLFEKLVAAAYQHGKALRAATTFELDDVIDPSDSRAWITRLPGA, encoded by the coding sequence ATGACTGCGACGTTGCTGATCGCCAATCGTGGCGAGATCGCGCTTCGGATAATCCGCACCGCAACCGAATTGGGCATGCCAACGGTCGCGGTCTACGCCGAGGACGACGCCGAGAGCCCGCACGTGCATGCGGCGGACGAAGCGATCGGTCTGCCGGGCAGCGGTCCCGAGGCCTACCTGGACCAGTCGTCGATCCTGGCGGCCGCGAAACATGCCGGCGCGCAGCTGATTCATCCGGGCTACGGCTTCCTTTCCGAGAACGCCGATTTCGCGCGGGCATGCGCGGCCGCCGGGTACACGTTCGTGGGGCCGGACGCCGACGTGCTCGAGATGGTCGGCAACAAATCCTCGGCGCGCACCGCCGCGATCGCCGCCGGCGTGCCGGTGCTGCCCGCCACCGTTGGACCCAGCAGTGTCGAGGACGTCCGCGCCTTCTTCGCCGCCCACGACGGCGCGGTCATGATCAAGGCGCTGGCCGGCGGGGGCGGCCGCGGTATGCGCAGGGTGGACGACGCCGATCAGATCGACAATGCCTACCGCCAGTGCGCCGCGGAGGCGCGACTGGGCTTCGGCGATCCGGCGGTGTTCGCGGAGGCGCTGCTCGATGATGCCAGGCATATCGAGGTGCAGATCGTGGCCGCGGCGGCCGGGCCCCGATCGCATGCGCTCGCCCTCGGCGATCGCGACTGCAGCATCCAGCGTCGCTACCAGAAGCTCGTCGAAATCGCGCCCGCGCAAGGGCTTTCGGATACGGTGCGGCGTGAACTACACGTGGCGGCGGCCCGGCTGTGCGGCAGAGCCGGCCTGCGCGGCCTGGCCACCGTCGAATTCCTGGTGGCCGGTGAGGAATTCGTCTTCCTCGAGATCAACCCCCGCATTCAGGTGGAGCACACAATCACCGAGGAGACCACCGGAGTGGACCTGGTGGCCGCTGCGCTCGCCATCGCCGCCGGCGCCTCCTACTACCAGCTGGGATTGCCATCCGGCATCGCCTCTGACGGTGACGAAGTCATCGGCGAGCCCGCCGCCCGGCGTGGCATCGCGATACAGGCTCGGGTCAACATGGAAACCCTGACTGCGGACGGGACCGTGGTGCCGGCGGCGGGCGCCTTGACGGTGTTCTCGCCGCCGAGCGGCCCGGGAGTGCGCGTCGACACCTTCGGCCGCACCGGCCTGACGTTGAGTGCGCGCTACGACTCGCTGCTGGCCAAGGTCGTCACTCACGTTCACGGCTCGTCGTTCTCGGCGGCATTGCGCAAGTCGCGCACCGCGCTCGCCGAATTCGGTGTCGAGGGCGTCCGGACGAACATCAATTTCCTACAGGAGCTGCTGTCCCACAGCAAAATTCAGTCGGGTGTGGTGACGACGGGCTTCCTCGACGCGAAGCTTCCCGAGCTGGCGGCCGCGGCGCTGACACACGAGCACGACACCCGGGTCGCGCCCGTCGAGTTGTATCCCGGTGAGGAAGCGTTGCGTGCGCAGCTCGCCGGCACGGTGGTGGAGATGGCGGCCGAGGGCACCGAGCTTTCTCCCGGTGAGCAACTGGGCGTGCTCGAAGCGATGAAAATGCAGCACGTGCTCGTCGCACCGGATGCGCTGCGAACGGTCCGCAACCTCGTGGCGCCCGGCCAGGTCGTCGGCACCGGAGATCCGCTGGTGGTCTTCACGCGCACCGGAGCCGGCGTCGGCAGCGAGTCCGCCATTGCGGCAGTCGATCTCGACCGGCCACGCGCGGACCTCGACGAGGTCCGGCGACGACATCTGCTCACCCTCGACGAGGGCCGTACAGCGGCAGTGGCCAAGCGCCACGACCGGGGTCGCCGCACCGCGCGGGAGAACATCGCCGATCTGATCGACGACGGTAGCTTCGTCGAGTACGGCGCGCTGGCCATCGCCGCGCAACGCAGCCGGCGCACCGACGACGATCTGATCGCCAACACCCCGGCCGACGGCCTGGTCGCCGGCCTGGCGACGATCGGCGCCGACCGATTCGGGCGGTCGGCCGCCGAGGCGGTGGTGGTGTCCTACGACTACAGCGTGCTAGCCGGGACGCAGGGCATGCGTAACCACGCCAAGACGGACCGTGTCTTCGACCTGGCCGCCCGAAAACGCCTGCCCGTGGTGCTGTTTGCCGAGGGTGGCGGTGGACGGCCGGGCGACACCGACGCCGGCGGCGCGGCCGGGCTGGACGTGCCGACCTTCCGGGTGCTCGCCGGACTGCGTGGCCGGGTGCCGCTGGTGTCCGTCGTCTCCGGGCGTTGCTTCGCCGGCAATGCCGCCCTGGCCGGGGTGTGCGATGTGATCATCGCGACCCCGGACGCCAACATCGGAATGGGCGGGCCGGCGATGATCGAGGGCGGGGGGCTCGGGGTGTACCCACCCGAGGCGATCGGACCGATCGACGTGCAGCGGCACAACGGAGTGGTGAGCCTGGTCGCGCGTGACGAGGGCCACGCGGTGTCGCTGGCCAAACAGTACTTGTCGTATTTCCAGGGCAGCGTCGACGACTGGGCAGCACCCGAGCCACGGCTGGCGCGACATGTGGTGCCGGAGAACCGGTTACGTGCCTATGACGTGCGTCGGGCGATCGAGTCGATCGTCGACATCGGCTCCGTCCTCGAGCTGCGCCCCGACTACGGCGTCGGCATCGTCACCGCGCTCGTTCGGGTAGAGGGAGTGGCCTACGGGCTCATCGCCAACAGCAGTCACCATCTGGGCGGCGCGATCGACGCCGAGGCCGCCGACAAGGCGGGCGACTTTCTCACACTGTGCGAATCGTTTCGGCTACCGGTGATTTCGTTGTGCGACACACCGGGCTTCATGGTCGGGCCGGATGCCGAGAAGCAGGCCGCGGTCCGCCGGTTCGGCCGGATGTTCGTGCTCGGTGCGCGGCTGACGGTGCCGCTCGGAATGATCATCTTGCGCAAGGGCTATGGGCTGGGCGCGATGGCCATGGCCGGGGGTTCTTTTCATGCGCCGCAGTTCACCGTCGCCTGGCCGACGGGGGAGATCGGCGGCATGGGATTGGAAGGCGCGGTACGCCTTGGCTTCAGCAGGGAACTCGCCGCCGCGGCCGATCCGGGCGAACGTGAGCACCTATTCGAGAAGCTTGTCGCGGCGGCCTACCAGCACGGTAAAGCGCTGCGGGCCGCCACGACGTTCGAGCTCGACGACGTAATAGACCCCTCAGACTCCCGGGCCTGGATCACCAGGTTGCCGGGAGCCTGA
- a CDS encoding alpha/beta fold hydrolase, whose product MLAAIDAVQPTDRLADITVPARMLLGARSPGYLRAATAAAAARIPGTTIVAIPGQGHQATDHYPQQSCVQRLTSLRTRCRNQGSFGVCPIVMR is encoded by the coding sequence GTGCTTGCGGCGATCGACGCCGTCCAGCCAACGGACCGGCTCGCCGACATCACCGTGCCGGCCCGGATGCTGCTCGGCGCCCGGAGTCCAGGCTATTTGCGCGCCGCCACGGCGGCTGCCGCCGCTCGAATCCCAGGCACCACCATCGTCGCGATACCAGGCCAGGGCCACCAGGCGACCGACCACTACCCGCAACAATCGTGCGTGCAGCGGTTGACTTCGCTGCGCACTAGATGCCGGAACCAGGGCAGCTTCGGCGTGTGTCCTATCGTGATGCGGTGA
- a CDS encoding acyl-CoA dehydrogenase family protein, translated as MSAPDFPADLDKRVRALLDEHDPATTDPRDFLGAQFDAGLAWVHLPPGFGGLELPRKAQETVNARLAVAGAPVGGTPKNFIGMGMAAPTIAAFGTAEQKRKFLRPLFTGEHVYCQLFSEPGAGSDLAGVATRAVRDGDDWIVNGQKVWTSMAQHAQMAILVARTDPTAPKHAGLTYFLCDMTQPGVDVRPLRQITGEAEFNEVFLTDVRVPDANRLGAVGGGWRVATTTLNNERVAIGASSGGPREGGMIGKITRAWRDDPGLRNGAMHDELMRLWVDAEVLRLAGERLGQQAVAGQPGPEGAGMKVAFAKLAQSLSGFDIELHAESGLQYDDWTMRRTEVVDLIGREPGYRYLRARGNSIEGGTSEILRNTISERILGLPGEHRVDKDVAWKDLNR; from the coding sequence ATGAGCGCGCCGGACTTCCCGGCCGACCTGGACAAGCGGGTGCGGGCGCTGCTGGACGAGCACGACCCGGCGACCACCGACCCACGCGATTTCCTTGGCGCGCAATTCGATGCCGGGCTGGCCTGGGTGCACCTGCCGCCGGGTTTCGGCGGACTGGAGCTGCCGCGCAAGGCGCAGGAAACGGTGAACGCGCGGCTGGCCGTCGCGGGCGCGCCGGTGGGCGGCACCCCAAAGAATTTCATCGGGATGGGCATGGCGGCGCCGACCATCGCCGCCTTCGGCACCGCTGAGCAGAAGCGAAAGTTCTTGCGCCCGTTGTTCACCGGCGAGCACGTGTACTGCCAGCTGTTCAGCGAACCGGGGGCGGGATCGGACCTGGCCGGGGTGGCCACCCGCGCGGTCCGCGACGGTGACGACTGGATCGTCAACGGGCAGAAGGTGTGGACGTCGATGGCGCAGCACGCCCAGATGGCCATCCTCGTCGCCCGCACCGACCCGACGGCGCCCAAACATGCGGGTCTGACCTACTTCCTCTGCGACATGACGCAACCGGGCGTGGACGTCCGCCCGCTGCGTCAGATCACCGGTGAGGCGGAATTCAACGAGGTGTTCCTCACCGATGTCCGGGTGCCCGACGCGAATCGGCTCGGCGCGGTGGGCGGTGGCTGGCGAGTCGCGACCACTACGCTCAACAACGAGCGCGTCGCGATCGGTGCCAGCTCCGGTGGCCCGCGGGAGGGCGGGATGATCGGGAAGATCACCCGGGCCTGGCGCGACGATCCGGGGCTGCGCAACGGCGCGATGCACGACGAGTTGATGCGGCTCTGGGTTGATGCGGAAGTCCTTCGGTTGGCCGGGGAGCGGCTGGGGCAGCAGGCGGTAGCGGGCCAGCCCGGACCGGAAGGCGCCGGCATGAAGGTCGCCTTCGCCAAACTCGCGCAATCCCTTTCGGGTTTCGACATCGAGCTGCACGCCGAGTCTGGCCTGCAGTACGACGACTGGACGATGCGCAGGACAGAAGTCGTCGACTTGATCGGCCGCGAACCCGGGTACCGCTACTTGCGGGCGCGCGGCAACTCGATCGAGGGCGGCACGTCGGAAATCTTGCGCAACACCATTTCTGAGCGGATTCTTGGTCTGCCCGGTGAACACCGCGTCGACAAGGATGTCGCCTGGAAGGACCTAAACCGATGA